AATGATTTTCAAGCTTGGTTTAATAAAGGGAATTCTTTAACGGGGAAAAATGAATTGGTTCTTATTTTAAAGAGATTGAAACTTTCAACAGGAGAAAGTGACGGAAAAAAAACAAACGGAAAAATGGATTTCGCTGCACAATTATTTCAAAAAGAAGGAGATAAATACAGATTTTTGTATAAAAAAGATACTGTTTTTGCTTTTCAGGATAAAGAAGTTTCAGAATTAATGGTAAAAAATATTCCAACGATTTTTTCTATTTTTATTAAAAAAGCTTACACTTTAGAACCTATTCAAAATGCAGTAACATTCAATGATCTTGTTGATTATGAAGCTTATACTAAAAATAACTACGAAGCTTTTAAAAATGAACAATTAAAGGATGGAATCTATTTAGACTTCACTTCGTTTTTCAATCAAAATCCGGAACAAGGAAATTATATTTTAGAAAGAAATGATAAAGGAGAAGTTACGAAAGCAATAAAAATAGAGAACGGTAAAAAAGATAAGATACCTGCTTATAAAATGTTTGCTTATGTTGAAAACGGAAAAGCTTATAGAAAAACGATGTCTGGGTTCATAGAAATCAATAAAAATGAGAATGGATTTTATGTAGTGGCAAACAGAGGATATATTTTTCCTGCGCAATACAACAGTACCTACGGCATGTTTGGCTTAATAGGAGCGGTTGCTGGTTCTATCGACCAAGCAGCTAAACAAAAGAAAATGAAAAATGAAGATAAAGAAGAAATTTACATAGATTCTTTGACGGGAGAATACGATTTTTCTGATAAATAAATAATAATTTCATTGCTTACAGATTAAGAGAGACAATTTGTCCCTCTTTTTTTTATCTTTGCAAATTACATAGTTCTTAAATGAAAAACATACGAAATTTTTGCATAATCGCCCATATTGACCACGGTAAGAGTACTTTGGCAGACCGTCTTTTGGAGTACACCAATACGGTGACCCAACGAGAATTACAATCTCAGACGCTTGATGATATGGATTTGGAAAAAGAACGTGGGATTACGATTAAATCTCACGCCATCCAGATGGATTATGAGCTTAATGGCGAAAAATATACTTTAAACCTTATTGATACACCGGGACACGTAGATTTTTCTTACGAAGTTTCCCGTTCAATTGCAGCTTGTGAAGGCGCACTTTTAATTGTAGATGCTGCGCAAAGTATTCAGGCACAAACAATTTCAAATTTATATCTGGCTTTAGAAAATGACTTGGAAATTATTCCGATTCTTAATAAAATAGATCTTCCGTCTGCAAATCCTGAAGAAGTTACCGACGAAATTATGGGACTTTTAGGATGCAAATATGAAGACGTTCTTAGAGTTTCTGGTAAAACAGGGGAAGGAGTTCACGAACTATTGGAAGAAATTGTAAAAAGAGTTCCGCCTCCGGTTGGAGATCCTAAAGCTCCGCTTCAAGCTTTGATTTTTGATTCTGTTTATAACCCTTTCAGAGGAATTGAAGCGTATTTTAAAATCGTAAACGGAAGTATTTCTAAAAACGAAAAAATTAAATTTTTCGCAACAGGAAAAGAATACGGAGCTGATGAAGTAGGAACTTTAAAATTAAAACAGGTTCCAAAGAAAACGATAGAATGTGGTGATGTAGGTTACCTTATTTCAGGGATTAAAGATGCCCGTGAAGTAAAAGTAGGAGATACAATTACCTCTTTTGTAAATCCTGCAGATGGACCAATTGATGGTTTTGAAGAAGTAAAACCAATGGTTTTTGCCGGAATTTACCCTATCGAATCTGAGGATTTTGAAGAATTGAGATTCTCATTAGAAAAATTAAGATTAAATGATGCTTCTTTGGTTTTCGAACCGGAAAGTTCTGCAGCATTAGGCTTCGGTTTCCGTTGCGGATTCTTAGGAATGCTTCACATGGAAATCGTTCAGGAACGTTTAGAGAGAGAATTTAATATGAACGTGATTACTACGGTTCCCAACGTTTCATATCACGGATATTCTAAAAAAGATCCTGAAACTGCAATTTTAATCAACAACCCGTCTGAAATGATTGATCCTAATCTTTTAGATAGGGTAGAAGAGCCTTATATTAAAGCTTCAATCATTACAAAATCTGATTTCGTTGGAGCTGTAATGACACTATGTATTGAGAAAAGAGGTGAAATTGTTAACCAAAGTTATCTGACTGCAGATAGAGTAGAATTGACTTTCAATATGCCATTGGCGGAAGTTGTTTTCGATTTCTATGATAGATTAAAATCAATTTCTAAAGGATATGCTTCATTCGATTACTCACCAATCGGAATGCGTGCTTCTAAATTGGTGAAAATGGACATCCTGATCAACGGAGATATGGTAGATGCTTTATCTTCATTGATTCATGATTCTAATGCATATTACATTGGTAAAAGAATGTGTGAAAAACTTCGTGAGCTGATCCCGAGACAACAGTTTGATATTGCTGTTCAGGCTGCTTTAGGAGCGAAAGTTATTGCGAGAGAAACCATTAAAGCTTTAAGAAAAGATGTTACCGCAAAATGTTATGGTGGAGATATTTCAAGAAAGAGAAAGCTTCTTGAAAAGCAGAAAGAAGGTAAGAAAAAGATGAAGCAAATTGGTAGAGTAGAAGTTCCGCAATCAGCATTTATGGCTGTTTTGAAACTGAATGACTAGCTAAAGAGCCAAGTAAAAAGGCAAGAGATAAAAGTAAAATCCGCAGAAATTTTCTGCGGATTTTTTATTTTACTTCAAAATAATGTTTTTGGTTTTTTATAATTTGTTTATCGTAATTCATTGTAAATTCATCTGATGAAGAACTTCCAGTCCAAATTTTAAATTTGCCTTGACTTTTTCCTGTTAAATAATTAACTGAGACAACAATGATTTCATCTGGATTGAGTTCCCAATAACGATATTGCCATCTGGGATCACCACATATAAAGGCATTGTCATTCCATATTGTTTGCCATTTATTTTTATCACTGAGAACAGCTAAAGGAAAATTTTTAAATTCAGAAAGACATAATTTTCGTCCAGAAATATTTTTTATAAATACAGGGAAAGCTTTATATTTTTTTATATCTCCAGTTTCGTAGTTGTAAGCATATTTTGGAATAGTATCCTGAATTTTAATTTCAATTTTTACATTACGATTGGAAAAAGAGTCAAAATCGATAGGAGTTTCAGAAAATTTTATTCTGTCAAAAGTTGGATGAAAATATTTTAAGAGTTCTTTTTCCCTCTGTAATTCGTCAGCATTAATTATATAATTTGGATTTGGTTCGGGTGGAGCAATCATTGATTTGTTATATTTCACATCAATTTTGGTAGTATCTTTTCCAATATAGATTATTCCAGATCCGCTTTCTCCGATTCCTTCATTAAACTTTTGAAAAGTCAGTTTCTCATCTTTTGGGAAACTCAAGACAATATCATCTGCAAAAGATTTTTCTTCCTTGCAGCTTATCAGGAATACAATTAAAATCAAAAGGAATTTATTCATTCAAATCTTTTTGTAAGAATTTTGAATGTACAAAAAAACCGCTTCAGGTGAAACGGCTTAGGTCTTATTTTTTTGTGTATTTTATTTCCATTGTTTTGTACTCTTTGCCTGTTTTAGAATCAGGACCATACATTTCTAATGTTTGATGAGTATCGTCAACAAAAGTATAAACTTCTCTCATATTACAGTCTTTTCCGGGTCTTGTAGGATCTGTCATTTTTCCTTTAAATTCAATTGATTTTTTGGATGCATCCCAATCTCCTTCCATGGTCATTAATCCGGTTCCCATATTGTCGATCCAAGTACTTACAAATTTCTTTTTAGCATTGTCATAACCTGTAATACTCATTCCTTCAAAAGGCATTCCCATAAAATTTCCTTTGTGTTCGCTAGATTGATATCGTCCATCAAAGATCATTTTATTGGTCGTTGTCGATGTACTTGTCATAGGTTTTCCACCGTCTTCCATCCACATCGTATTTTCTCCGGACCAAACCCCATCAGATTTTGCCAGCATTTTCTGCATATCTCCAGGAGTAGCAAAATCCATCCATGCTTTGTTTGCGGTTGCAGAATCTACCGGTTTCCATTCTTCGTTGGTGATAGAATCTGTTCCGGTTGAAGTTTTCACGTCAATTTTTGCTTTATCACATGCGATGAATAGAAGAGCAGCGCAGGCTGCAAAGAATAAATTTTTCATAAATATTTAGTTTTAAGATGATTATAAATGTAGCAAAAAATAGAATCGGAAAAAATATTATTTTATTTTTGAAATTAAAGTTTCTAATGGTTACTTTTGTGTACTCGTAACGCAAATTAAATTATGGATTCTCCTAAAAAATTACAGGATATAAAAGTTGCTGTAGACGCAGTTATTTTCGGATATTTTGATAAAAAAGATCTTCAGATTCTTTTAATTAAAAGAAATATTGAACCATTCAAAGGAGGTTGGGCACTTCCGGGAGGCTTAGTTTTAGATGATGAAAATCTGGATGATGCAGTAAAAAGAGAATTAAAGGAAGAGGCGGGTATAAAACCTGATTTTTTGGAACAACTTTATACTTTTGGTAACGTAGGTCGTGATCCTAGAAATAGAGTGGTTTCAGTGGCTTATTTAGGGCTGGTTAATCCTTCTTATCATGAATTGTTTGCTGATTCTGATGCTGAAGATGCACAATGGTTCAGTGTGAATCAACTTCCGAA
Above is a genomic segment from Chryseobacterium mulctrae containing:
- a CDS encoding NUDIX hydrolase, with translation MDSPKKLQDIKVAVDAVIFGYFDKKDLQILLIKRNIEPFKGGWALPGGLVLDDENLDDAVKRELKEEAGIKPDFLEQLYTFGNVGRDPRNRVVSVAYLGLVNPSYHELFADSDAEDAQWFSVNQLPKLAFDHQTIIDIALKRLRTKIQYQPIGFNLLNDEFVFSELENLYKTIIGQEIDRRNFRKKIMSYGLLNETNNLKKEGSGRPGKLFTFNQEKYKELEEQGFYFEIK
- a CDS encoding DUF1579 domain-containing protein, with protein sequence MKNLFFAACAALLFIACDKAKIDVKTSTGTDSITNEEWKPVDSATANKAWMDFATPGDMQKMLAKSDGVWSGENTMWMEDGGKPMTSTSTTTNKMIFDGRYQSSEHKGNFMGMPFEGMSITGYDNAKKKFVSTWIDNMGTGLMTMEGDWDASKKSIEFKGKMTDPTRPGKDCNMREVYTFVDDTHQTLEMYGPDSKTGKEYKTMEIKYTKK
- the lepA gene encoding translation elongation factor 4 codes for the protein MKNIRNFCIIAHIDHGKSTLADRLLEYTNTVTQRELQSQTLDDMDLEKERGITIKSHAIQMDYELNGEKYTLNLIDTPGHVDFSYEVSRSIAACEGALLIVDAAQSIQAQTISNLYLALENDLEIIPILNKIDLPSANPEEVTDEIMGLLGCKYEDVLRVSGKTGEGVHELLEEIVKRVPPPVGDPKAPLQALIFDSVYNPFRGIEAYFKIVNGSISKNEKIKFFATGKEYGADEVGTLKLKQVPKKTIECGDVGYLISGIKDAREVKVGDTITSFVNPADGPIDGFEEVKPMVFAGIYPIESEDFEELRFSLEKLRLNDASLVFEPESSAALGFGFRCGFLGMLHMEIVQERLEREFNMNVITTVPNVSYHGYSKKDPETAILINNPSEMIDPNLLDRVEEPYIKASIITKSDFVGAVMTLCIEKRGEIVNQSYLTADRVELTFNMPLAEVVFDFYDRLKSISKGYASFDYSPIGMRASKLVKMDILINGDMVDALSSLIHDSNAYYIGKRMCEKLRELIPRQQFDIAVQAALGAKVIARETIKALRKDVTAKCYGGDISRKRKLLEKQKEGKKKMKQIGRVEVPQSAFMAVLKLND